One genomic segment of Triplophysa rosa linkage group LG22, Trosa_1v2, whole genome shotgun sequence includes these proteins:
- the hrh2b gene encoding histamine receptor H2b: protein MMSTVLRWVVLLAFIALTICGNVLVCLAVATSRRLHQINSCFIVSLAVADLLLALLVLPFSAMLELRNGSWPLGGVFCNVYISLDVMLCTASILTLLAISVDRYLAISSPLSYPRRVTASRVVISLTGIWMCSMAVSFLPVNLGWNTPDFKVHNPNWQMWDEGEEGRTCRYEWNNKYVLLFSFGIFYLPLLVMCGVYHRIFCVAREQVCRIRAAIPSHAQSASAAATVREHKATMTLASVLGAFVLCWFPYFTYFTYIGMWRETHPSDLSHSVVLWLGYLNSALNPILYPALNRDFRQAYRQLLHCRWAKILRILSSRQNSIM, encoded by the exons ATGATGTCCACTGTCCTGCGCTGGGTGGTCCTGTTGGCCTTCATCGCTCTGACCATTTGCGGAAACGTTCTGGTCTGCTTGGCTGTGGCCACCAGCCGGCGTCTGCACCAAATCAATAGCTGTTTTATTGTATCCCTGGCTGTGGCGGACTTGCTGTTGGCCTTGCTGGTTCTGCCATTTTCTGCAATGCTGGAATTACGCAATGGGAGCTGGCCTCTGGGGGgagtgttttgtaatgtttacatCTCTCTGGATGTGATGCTGTGCACTGCCTCCATTCTTACTCTGCTGGCCATCAGTGTTGATCGGTATCTTGCAATCTCAAGCCCTCTCAGCTATCCCAGGAGAGTCACGGCGTCACGTGTGGTGATCTCTCTGACAGGGATCTGGATGTGCTCTATGGCTGTGTCTTTTCTGCCCGTTAACCTAGGCTGGAACACACCTGACTTCAAAGTGCATAACCCGAACTGGCAGATGTGGGATGAGGGAGAGGAAGGCAGGACCTGCCGCTATGAATGGAATAACAAATATGTGCTGCTGTTCTCCTTTGGCATCTTCTACCTCCCTCTGCTGGTCATGTGTGGAGTTTATCATCGCATATTCTGTGTTGCACGAGAGCAG GTGTGTCGTATCCGGGCAGCCATTCCATCACATGCTCAATCTGCATCTGCAGCAGCCACTGTGCGTGAACACAAAGCCACAATGACCCTGGCCTCAGTGCTTGGAGCATTTGTCCTCTGCTGGTTCCCGTATTTTACCTACTTTACATATATAGGCATGTGGAGGGAGACACACCCATCCGATCTCAGCCACTCTGTGGTTCTTTGGTTGGGATACCTCAACTCTGCATTGAACCCCATTCTGTACCCAGCACTAAATCGAGATTTCCGTCAGGCATACAGGCAGCTGCTTCACTGCAGATGGGCTAAAATATTGAGAATATTAAGTTCAAGGCAAAAcagcataatgtaa
- the LOC130545659 gene encoding serine-rich adhesin for platelets isoform X2: MGRRAADYTTPVLVLVEPALVGTRGWRTVANGTSSMAALTLSHHCNIGVQTSPAIRNNQSHLDAKQTDTIMPPNGHIPNEAVMKEEVGKDKTKSIINKRKSLENKIKKGVTFEGLESDISVHTNRQIKSSPVVRGVATSKVKSKWNCHFTNGSVVDSEVMGGISSDVPKGEEPATGQKPPRSRKEMLTLCSMTICSTCGGRQNPVPPALYSQTKTTTPPTSVGSLGSPLSHFHSYMQIERQIDQSTAQTDQRPITPNLHPYLNVNINKNWPLSLLPAQQSEASNLTNHHTVKWESCADTHINHTGHTSVPQTHTLAVSVIEDKTPSRVVNAPLNLNNQKPFAHPHTCPPRPPMTPHPTHVPKDGHTEKSVTSTEVTSTSTPHVNAHLRSTKQSNLNEKQLNKENQPAPSQSESQSIHKPQNKTHIKPFQTSVKQQMFPQTNPKAKANTCVLQNQKQQSLENTSTLLKCSDTSQSNQISTDSKSHTKSSASFHLHSNVKHQTTSQSCATKGVISSTASNVPKQNQFPNGLHFKSDTHSKPSMSSHTGIKPQNVTQIRTDKDAESSATSPPELHSQVPLVNHTHTHSGPHSEVHSCRHASMHGDTNPSQNASSHANTHKQPSHTSSHASAHRKNTSSASLRGITSNKGTLSYPHRESKSQNDTQLFLHDPNTSAHHQTPLTTQTIDHQNLSNAFTASQTKVEMQSHTKECSRTSPGVKTASRSLCVHSNTPRRQTEPDVLRRSVLNPLSNGTLESSLLAITSTRAFPPADTNAKTGFKSLSAVESRIQGDTKTTEPDHQAINASQHKQLLRPPNKPPPSMTQRAQNAPPKPSSAPPPAPVFTFVMEDTDNGPNAASNRHPLPSPSDTLPRNLSLGHAPMQHIQNVECLKNAEAQMEFHSGSISQAVGSVSNERCSLTHDHPPSAVRLLPASPHCSRPRDHEQRLESVEVNLQANKERITTLLNVIQDLEMSHALSKGRRCFRTGQDLSDCPTCQKTACAVYSVEYDFRQQERRFKDLFQSLCPRSPERRREEGYEGSLSLLATLIQNHRLRQLSINIMSQTQSESQPQIISQIKSQIQTQSQIQSQPHTISHSQSQTQSNIISHSKSEIQSHSQCQIMPQIKSQVQSQITYQIQSQNLSQTQTQYQIMPPFQCQPQIESNPQNHPLFKAKIKRNKLYRKLFGWIPRKIQMK; the protein is encoded by the exons ATGGGTAGACGGGCAGCTGACTACACTACCCCTGTGCTAGTTCTTGTAGAGCCTGCGCTGGTGGGGACACGTGGTTGGAGGACAGTGGCCAATGGGACCAGCAGTATGGCAGCTCTGACACTGTCTCATCATTGTAATATTGGGGTTCAGACGTCACCTGCGATACGAAACAATCAGTCACATCTGGATGCCAAACAAACGGACACAATCATGCCACCTAATGGCCATATTCCAAACGAGGCCGTGATGAAAGAGGAAGTtggaaaagacaaaacaaaaagcatcaTTAATAAAAGAAAGAGTTTGGAGAACAAGATAAAAAAGGGCGTCACTTTTGAAGGACTGGAAAGTGATATTTCTGTGCATACAAACCGACAAATTAAATCCAGTCCTGTGGTGAGGGGCGTAGCTACCAGCAAAGTAAAATCCAAGTGGAATTGTCACTTTACCAATGGGAGCGTGGTTGACTCTGAAGTAATGGGAGGGATCAGTAGTGATGTCCCCAAAGGGGAGGAGCCAGCTACGGGACAGAAACCTCCTCGGTCTCGAAAGGAAATGTTAACCTTATGCTCCATGACCATCTGCAGCACTTGTGGAGGAAGGCAGAATCCAGTACCTCCTGCACTTTACAGCCAAACCAAGACAACTACCCCACCAACTTCGGTTGGTTCTTTGGGATCTCCACTTTCGCATTTCCATTCATACATGCAAATTGAAAGACAAATTGATCAAAGTACAGCACAGACGGACCAGCGTCCCATCACCCCTAACCTTCATCCCTATCTCAACGTGAACATAAACAAGAACTGGCCATTATCTCTGCTGCCTGCTCAGCAGAGTGAAGCATCAAACCTTACTAATCATCATACGGTCAAATGGGAATCTTGTGCTGACACACACATTAATCACACCGGTCACACATCAGttccacagacacacacacttgctGTTAGTGTGATAGAGGACAAAACTCCATCAAGGGTGGTGAACGCACCCTTGAACCTGAACAATCAGAAACCTTTTGCACATCCCCACACATGCCCACCCAGACCCCCAATGACTCCGCACCCTACCCATGTGCCCAAAGATGGCCACACTGAGAAATCAGTGACAAGTACAGAAGTGACAAGTACCAGCACACCACATGTGAACGCACACCTCAGATCAACTAAACAGTCAAACCTTAATGAGAAACAGCTAAACAAAGAAAACCAGCCGGCACCCTCACAGTCCGAATCTCAGAGCATACACAAACCACAGAATAAGACACACATCAAACCTTTTCAAACCTCAGTAAAACAACAGATGTTCCCTCAAACCAACCCGAAAGCCAAAGCTAACACGTGCGTATTGCAAAACCAGAAACAACAGAGTTTAGAAAATACTAGCACACTTCTTAAATGCTCCGATACATCACAGTCAAATCAGATAAGCACAGATTCCAAATCGCATACTAAATCCTCTGCAtcttttcatttacattcaAACGTTAAACATCAAACTACATCGCAGAGTTGTGCAACTAAAGGTGTCATATCCTCCACTGCTTCAAATGTACCAAAACAGAATCAATTCCCTAACGGGTTACACTTCAAATCTGACACGCACTCTAAACCGTCGATGTCCTCGCACACGGGCATTAAGCCTCAAAACGTCACGCAAATCCGTACTGACAAAGACGCAGAATCCTCGGCCACCTCTCCTCCTGAATTACATTCACAAGTTCCATTGGtaaatcacacacatacacactcaggGCCTCACAGCGAAGTACACTCGTGTCGTCACGCGTCGATGCACGGCGACACAAATCCATCTCAAAATGCGTCTTCACACgcgaacacacacaagcagcCTTCCCACACATCTTCTCATGCCAGCGCTCACAGAAAAAACACCAGCAGCGCATCCCTGCGGGGTATAACCTCAAATAAAGGCACGCTGTCATATCCTCACCGTGAGTCAAAAAGCCAGAATGACACTCAATTGTTTTTACATGACCCAAATACGTCAGCCCATCACCAGACGCCACTTACAACGCAAACAATCGACCATCAAAACCTCTCAAATGCATTTACAGCCTCTCAGACTAAGGTGGAGATGCAGTCGCACACCAAAGAATGTTCCCGAACGAGCCCCGGGGTCAAAACAGCCTCGCGCTCTCTATGCGTTCATTCAAATACACCACGCAGGCAGACAGAGCCCGACGTTCTCAGACGTTCTGTCCTAAATCCGCTGAGTAATGGCACTCTTGAGTCCTCATTACTGGCCATTACATCCACTAGGGCTTTTCCTCCGGCTGACACAAACGCCAAGACTGGATTTAAGTCTTTGAGTGCCGTAGAGTCTAGGATTCAAGGGGACACTAAAACAACAGAACCAGATCATCAAGCGATCAATgcctcgcaacacaaacaactgCTTAGGCCTCCAAACAAACCACCCCCTTCTATGACCCAGAGAGCACAAAACGCACCTCCAAAGCCTTCATCCGCACCTCCTCCAGCTCCcgtttttacatttgtaatgGAGGACACTGACAACGGCCCAAATGCAGCCTCTAATCGACACCCGCTTCCATCACCCTCAGACACTTTGCCCCGAAACTTGTCCCTCGGACATGCGCCTATGCAGCACATACAGAATGTTGAATGTCTTAAGAATGCCGAAGCACAGATGGAGTTTCATTCCGGTTCCATCTCACAGGCTGTTGGGTCCGTCTCAAATGAACGGTGTTCCCTAACGCACGACCACCCTCCTTCTGCTGTCCGGTTGCTGCCCGCATCGCCCCACTGCAGCAGACCACGGGACCATGAGCAAAGATTAGAGTCAGTGGAGGTGAATCTGCAGGCCAACAAGGAGAGAATCACAACTCTGCTCAACGTCATCCAGGACTTGGAAATGAGCCATGCGCTTAGCAAAgg TCGGAGATGTTTTCGTACTGGCCAAGACCTAAGTGACTGTCCCACTTGTCAGAAAACTGCATGTGCAGTCTACAG TGTGGAGTACGATTTCCGTCAACAGGAAAGACGATTCAAGGATTTATTCCAGAGCCTGTGCCCTCGATCCccagagaggagaagagaagaaGGATACGAAGGATCTCTTTCTTTACTCGCCACACTCATTCAAAACCACAGATTACGTCAACTCAGCATCAACATTATGAGCCAAACGCAATCTGAGAGTCAGCCTCAGATTATTTCTCAGATTAAATCTCAGATTCAAACTCAGTCTCAGATTCAGAGTCAGCCTCACACTATTTCTCACAGTCAGTCTCAGACTCAGTctaacattatttctcatagtAAATCTGAGATTCAATCCCATAGCCAGTGTCAGATTATGCCACAGATTAAATCTCAGGTTCAGTCTCAGATTACCTATCAAATTCAGTCTCAGAATTTGTCTCAGACACAAACTCAATATCAGATTATGCCTCCGTTTCAGTGTCAGCCTCAGATCGAATCTAACCCCCAGAATCACCCACTGTTTAAAgccaaaatcaaaagaaataaATTATACAGAAAGCTGTTTGGCTGGATACCCCGCAAAATCCAAATGAAGTGA
- the LOC130545659 gene encoding serine-rich adhesin for platelets isoform X1 — protein MCIIVVKCIDFYSVLPEPEILEMGRRAADYTTPVLVLVEPALVGTRGWRTVANGTSSMAALTLSHHCNIGVQTSPAIRNNQSHLDAKQTDTIMPPNGHIPNEAVMKEEVGKDKTKSIINKRKSLENKIKKGVTFEGLESDISVHTNRQIKSSPVVRGVATSKVKSKWNCHFTNGSVVDSEVMGGISSDVPKGEEPATGQKPPRSRKEMLTLCSMTICSTCGGRQNPVPPALYSQTKTTTPPTSVGSLGSPLSHFHSYMQIERQIDQSTAQTDQRPITPNLHPYLNVNINKNWPLSLLPAQQSEASNLTNHHTVKWESCADTHINHTGHTSVPQTHTLAVSVIEDKTPSRVVNAPLNLNNQKPFAHPHTCPPRPPMTPHPTHVPKDGHTEKSVTSTEVTSTSTPHVNAHLRSTKQSNLNEKQLNKENQPAPSQSESQSIHKPQNKTHIKPFQTSVKQQMFPQTNPKAKANTCVLQNQKQQSLENTSTLLKCSDTSQSNQISTDSKSHTKSSASFHLHSNVKHQTTSQSCATKGVISSTASNVPKQNQFPNGLHFKSDTHSKPSMSSHTGIKPQNVTQIRTDKDAESSATSPPELHSQVPLVNHTHTHSGPHSEVHSCRHASMHGDTNPSQNASSHANTHKQPSHTSSHASAHRKNTSSASLRGITSNKGTLSYPHRESKSQNDTQLFLHDPNTSAHHQTPLTTQTIDHQNLSNAFTASQTKVEMQSHTKECSRTSPGVKTASRSLCVHSNTPRRQTEPDVLRRSVLNPLSNGTLESSLLAITSTRAFPPADTNAKTGFKSLSAVESRIQGDTKTTEPDHQAINASQHKQLLRPPNKPPPSMTQRAQNAPPKPSSAPPPAPVFTFVMEDTDNGPNAASNRHPLPSPSDTLPRNLSLGHAPMQHIQNVECLKNAEAQMEFHSGSISQAVGSVSNERCSLTHDHPPSAVRLLPASPHCSRPRDHEQRLESVEVNLQANKERITTLLNVIQDLEMSHALSKGRRCFRTGQDLSDCPTCQKTACAVYSVEYDFRQQERRFKDLFQSLCPRSPERRREEGYEGSLSLLATLIQNHRLRQLSINIMSQTQSESQPQIISQIKSQIQTQSQIQSQPHTISHSQSQTQSNIISHSKSEIQSHSQCQIMPQIKSQVQSQITYQIQSQNLSQTQTQYQIMPPFQCQPQIESNPQNHPLFKAKIKRNKLYRKLFGWIPRKIQMK, from the exons AT GTGCATTATAGTTGTCAAATGCATTGATTTCTACTCAGTTCTGCCTGAGCCAGAAATACTTGAGATGGGTAGACGGGCAGCTGACTACACTACCCCTGTGCTAGTTCTTGTAGAGCCTGCGCTGGTGGGGACACGTGGTTGGAGGACAGTGGCCAATGGGACCAGCAGTATGGCAGCTCTGACACTGTCTCATCATTGTAATATTGGGGTTCAGACGTCACCTGCGATACGAAACAATCAGTCACATCTGGATGCCAAACAAACGGACACAATCATGCCACCTAATGGCCATATTCCAAACGAGGCCGTGATGAAAGAGGAAGTtggaaaagacaaaacaaaaagcatcaTTAATAAAAGAAAGAGTTTGGAGAACAAGATAAAAAAGGGCGTCACTTTTGAAGGACTGGAAAGTGATATTTCTGTGCATACAAACCGACAAATTAAATCCAGTCCTGTGGTGAGGGGCGTAGCTACCAGCAAAGTAAAATCCAAGTGGAATTGTCACTTTACCAATGGGAGCGTGGTTGACTCTGAAGTAATGGGAGGGATCAGTAGTGATGTCCCCAAAGGGGAGGAGCCAGCTACGGGACAGAAACCTCCTCGGTCTCGAAAGGAAATGTTAACCTTATGCTCCATGACCATCTGCAGCACTTGTGGAGGAAGGCAGAATCCAGTACCTCCTGCACTTTACAGCCAAACCAAGACAACTACCCCACCAACTTCGGTTGGTTCTTTGGGATCTCCACTTTCGCATTTCCATTCATACATGCAAATTGAAAGACAAATTGATCAAAGTACAGCACAGACGGACCAGCGTCCCATCACCCCTAACCTTCATCCCTATCTCAACGTGAACATAAACAAGAACTGGCCATTATCTCTGCTGCCTGCTCAGCAGAGTGAAGCATCAAACCTTACTAATCATCATACGGTCAAATGGGAATCTTGTGCTGACACACACATTAATCACACCGGTCACACATCAGttccacagacacacacacttgctGTTAGTGTGATAGAGGACAAAACTCCATCAAGGGTGGTGAACGCACCCTTGAACCTGAACAATCAGAAACCTTTTGCACATCCCCACACATGCCCACCCAGACCCCCAATGACTCCGCACCCTACCCATGTGCCCAAAGATGGCCACACTGAGAAATCAGTGACAAGTACAGAAGTGACAAGTACCAGCACACCACATGTGAACGCACACCTCAGATCAACTAAACAGTCAAACCTTAATGAGAAACAGCTAAACAAAGAAAACCAGCCGGCACCCTCACAGTCCGAATCTCAGAGCATACACAAACCACAGAATAAGACACACATCAAACCTTTTCAAACCTCAGTAAAACAACAGATGTTCCCTCAAACCAACCCGAAAGCCAAAGCTAACACGTGCGTATTGCAAAACCAGAAACAACAGAGTTTAGAAAATACTAGCACACTTCTTAAATGCTCCGATACATCACAGTCAAATCAGATAAGCACAGATTCCAAATCGCATACTAAATCCTCTGCAtcttttcatttacattcaAACGTTAAACATCAAACTACATCGCAGAGTTGTGCAACTAAAGGTGTCATATCCTCCACTGCTTCAAATGTACCAAAACAGAATCAATTCCCTAACGGGTTACACTTCAAATCTGACACGCACTCTAAACCGTCGATGTCCTCGCACACGGGCATTAAGCCTCAAAACGTCACGCAAATCCGTACTGACAAAGACGCAGAATCCTCGGCCACCTCTCCTCCTGAATTACATTCACAAGTTCCATTGGtaaatcacacacatacacactcaggGCCTCACAGCGAAGTACACTCGTGTCGTCACGCGTCGATGCACGGCGACACAAATCCATCTCAAAATGCGTCTTCACACgcgaacacacacaagcagcCTTCCCACACATCTTCTCATGCCAGCGCTCACAGAAAAAACACCAGCAGCGCATCCCTGCGGGGTATAACCTCAAATAAAGGCACGCTGTCATATCCTCACCGTGAGTCAAAAAGCCAGAATGACACTCAATTGTTTTTACATGACCCAAATACGTCAGCCCATCACCAGACGCCACTTACAACGCAAACAATCGACCATCAAAACCTCTCAAATGCATTTACAGCCTCTCAGACTAAGGTGGAGATGCAGTCGCACACCAAAGAATGTTCCCGAACGAGCCCCGGGGTCAAAACAGCCTCGCGCTCTCTATGCGTTCATTCAAATACACCACGCAGGCAGACAGAGCCCGACGTTCTCAGACGTTCTGTCCTAAATCCGCTGAGTAATGGCACTCTTGAGTCCTCATTACTGGCCATTACATCCACTAGGGCTTTTCCTCCGGCTGACACAAACGCCAAGACTGGATTTAAGTCTTTGAGTGCCGTAGAGTCTAGGATTCAAGGGGACACTAAAACAACAGAACCAGATCATCAAGCGATCAATgcctcgcaacacaaacaactgCTTAGGCCTCCAAACAAACCACCCCCTTCTATGACCCAGAGAGCACAAAACGCACCTCCAAAGCCTTCATCCGCACCTCCTCCAGCTCCcgtttttacatttgtaatgGAGGACACTGACAACGGCCCAAATGCAGCCTCTAATCGACACCCGCTTCCATCACCCTCAGACACTTTGCCCCGAAACTTGTCCCTCGGACATGCGCCTATGCAGCACATACAGAATGTTGAATGTCTTAAGAATGCCGAAGCACAGATGGAGTTTCATTCCGGTTCCATCTCACAGGCTGTTGGGTCCGTCTCAAATGAACGGTGTTCCCTAACGCACGACCACCCTCCTTCTGCTGTCCGGTTGCTGCCCGCATCGCCCCACTGCAGCAGACCACGGGACCATGAGCAAAGATTAGAGTCAGTGGAGGTGAATCTGCAGGCCAACAAGGAGAGAATCACAACTCTGCTCAACGTCATCCAGGACTTGGAAATGAGCCATGCGCTTAGCAAAgg TCGGAGATGTTTTCGTACTGGCCAAGACCTAAGTGACTGTCCCACTTGTCAGAAAACTGCATGTGCAGTCTACAG TGTGGAGTACGATTTCCGTCAACAGGAAAGACGATTCAAGGATTTATTCCAGAGCCTGTGCCCTCGATCCccagagaggagaagagaagaaGGATACGAAGGATCTCTTTCTTTACTCGCCACACTCATTCAAAACCACAGATTACGTCAACTCAGCATCAACATTATGAGCCAAACGCAATCTGAGAGTCAGCCTCAGATTATTTCTCAGATTAAATCTCAGATTCAAACTCAGTCTCAGATTCAGAGTCAGCCTCACACTATTTCTCACAGTCAGTCTCAGACTCAGTctaacattatttctcatagtAAATCTGAGATTCAATCCCATAGCCAGTGTCAGATTATGCCACAGATTAAATCTCAGGTTCAGTCTCAGATTACCTATCAAATTCAGTCTCAGAATTTGTCTCAGACACAAACTCAATATCAGATTATGCCTCCGTTTCAGTGTCAGCCTCAGATCGAATCTAACCCCCAGAATCACCCACTGTTTAAAgccaaaatcaaaagaaataaATTATACAGAAAGCTGTTTGGCTGGATACCCCGCAAAATCCAAATGAAGTGA
- the LOC130546105 gene encoding LOW QUALITY PROTEIN: protein mono-ADP-ribosyltransferase PARP14-like (The sequence of the model RefSeq protein was modified relative to this genomic sequence to represent the inferred CDS: deleted 1 base in 1 codon): MINLLITKEHLNITILDPAIRYFTDEDVKMLSTIETELKISVRLEKREQAHIITLRGLADFIHTAERRIQVIILRVERNEHRKREATLNSRIVEWQYEQKKNDFKTFDILTNYDLEEAFNLQKPTVTVKIDNTVYDVDLVCKVATKGRKQIHLKRIDLEAQIPLPSHWEDMKGQPVVLVKLTSSLQEYADAEKEFRRTGLTSKIIQIERVQNSTLWKNYMIKKEELETKNNHKNNEKLLFHGTGPNNTDQINHHGFNRSYAGMHGALHGNGTYFAIDPKYSAQGYSPPDKKGQKGMYLARVLVGDFTQGKKGLPAPPKKGSNAIHLHDSVTDNTKKPSMFVIFHDVQAYPEYLITFQESN; this comes from the exons ATGATCAACCTCTTGATAACAAAGGAGCATTTGAACATCACAATTCTGGATCCGGCCATTCGTTACTTCACCGATGAGGATGTTAAAATGCTGAGCACCATAGAAACAGAGCTTAAAATAAGTGTCAGACTCGAGAAGAGAGAACAAGCCCATATTATTACATTGAGGGGCCTGGCAGACTTCATACACACAGCAGAAAGACGTATTCAAGTCATAATCCTTAGAGTGGAGAGGAATGAACATCGAAAACGGGAGGCCACTTTAAACAGCAGAATAGTTGAGTGGCAATACGAACAAAAAAAGAACGACttcaaaacatttgatattttaaccaATTATGACCTGGAGGAGGCCTTTAACCTCCAAAAACCTACAGTAACAGTCAAGATTGACAATACAGTGTATGATGTGGACTTAGTTTGCAAAGTGGCCACAAAGGGGAGAAAgcagattcatttaaagagaATTGATCTTGAAG CTCAGATTCCTTTGCCTTCACACTGGGAGGACATGAAGGGACAACCTGTTGTTCTGGTAAAACTTACATCAAGCTTACAAGAATATGCAGATGCGGAGAAAGAGTTCAGGAGAACAGGACTGACCTCCAAGATCATTCAA ATTGAAAGAGTTCAAAACAGCACTCTTTGGAAAAACTATATGATCAAAAAGGAAGAGCTGGAAACCAAGAATAACCACAAAAACAACGAGAAGCTTCTCTTCCATGGCACTGGCCCCAATAACACTGACCAGATCAACCATCACGGCTTCAATCGCAGTTACGCTGGGATGCATG GAGCATTGCATGGAAATGGTACATATTTTGCCATTGACCCAAAGTATTCAGCACAAGGTTACTCCCCACCTGATAAAAAAGGACAGAAGGGCATGTATCTGGCCCGAGTGCTTGTT GGCGACTTTACTCAGGGAAAGAAAGGCCTCCCAGCTCCTCCAAAAAAGGGATCAAATGCCATTCATCTCCATGACAGTGTGACGGATAACACGAAAAAGCCATCCATGTTTGTGATCTTCCATGATGTGCAGGCTTACCCAGAATACTTAATCACTTTCCAGGAATCAAACTGA